Proteins found in one Maridesulfovibrio sp. genomic segment:
- a CDS encoding phosphotransferase, translating into MIEITASMLEQYLKEAFGSGASLVDYGAIGTLEKQGMKKFGYGKPLLVVFKVDGKEQETVISIMKGDNYGHQFYWDRAAVLMFQYETSAALPRHVKPMGLGYINRDGRMCPLDRPQEFFILNEKLQGYDYFHDLDRIRKGDFQEQDVQNAAELAGWLGEIHSIKKEAPHLYKRRVRDLIGSSECIMGLVDEAFDHPCDFYAQERFVRMEKKLIDWRWKLSHYTHRLCAVHGDYHPWNVLMGGPDGFSVLDRSRGEWGEPAGDLCCMATNYILFGLYADGSFSSKFRTMYMTYMDKYLEDTGDVEILQVMAPFFVFRGLVIASPTWYPDHPQEVRDSLMRFIENVLEDEVFDYVQFERYMR; encoded by the coding sequence ATGATTGAAATTACCGCTTCAATGCTTGAGCAATATTTAAAGGAGGCTTTTGGCTCCGGGGCTTCTCTCGTGGATTACGGAGCCATTGGTACACTGGAAAAGCAGGGAATGAAGAAATTCGGATATGGCAAGCCCTTACTTGTTGTTTTTAAGGTGGACGGCAAGGAGCAGGAGACCGTTATTTCAATCATGAAAGGGGATAATTACGGACATCAGTTCTATTGGGACCGGGCTGCTGTGTTGATGTTTCAGTACGAGACTTCAGCTGCTTTGCCGCGCCATGTAAAACCTATGGGTTTAGGCTATATCAATAGAGACGGTAGGATGTGCCCGCTTGATCGACCTCAGGAATTTTTTATTCTCAATGAAAAGTTGCAGGGGTACGACTATTTTCATGACCTTGACCGTATCCGTAAAGGCGATTTTCAGGAGCAGGATGTACAAAATGCCGCTGAACTTGCCGGGTGGTTGGGCGAGATCCATTCCATAAAAAAGGAAGCCCCGCACCTTTACAAGCGTCGTGTGCGCGATCTTATAGGTTCGAGTGAATGTATTATGGGACTGGTGGATGAGGCTTTTGACCATCCCTGTGATTTTTACGCGCAGGAGCGGTTTGTAAGGATGGAAAAGAAACTCATTGATTGGCGGTGGAAACTTAGTCATTACACCCACCGTCTTTGTGCCGTGCATGGCGATTATCATCCGTGGAATGTGCTTATGGGCGGTCCGGACGGTTTCAGTGTGCTTGATCGCAGCCGTGGCGAATGGGGGGAGCCTGCCGGTGATCTTTGTTGCATGGCGACTAATTATATACTCTTCGGTCTATACGCTGATGGTAGCTTTTCAAGTAAATTCCGAACAATGTATATGACTTATATGGATAAATATCTTGAAGACACCGGGGATGTTGAGATATTGCAGGTCATGGCTCCTTTTTTTGTCTTCCGGGGATTGGTGATAGCTTCTCCGACATGGTATCCGGATCATCCGCAGGAAGTACGTGATTCGCTAATGCGGTTTATAGAAAATGTCCTTGAGGACGAGGTCTTTGATTATGTCCAGTTTGAACGGTATATGCGTTAA
- a CDS encoding glycosyltransferase: protein MPNLSVLLPVYNAQKTVSRSLRSLLNQNYPDFEICIIDDGSTDGTLEAISRFSDPRIKVHTFDENRGLVKALNAGIDMIDAKYIMRLDADDVCHENRVGRQIEFMEMNKNISVSGAWCYIIDRNQQKNIQKLPTQDGDIKARMLFNNPLVHPSMIFRRDVFENHRYNDGYRHCEDYGLWVDMSIDKEISFANIPEPLVYKFENKGDNISHRHFKDQLRSCSILRQKLLQYIGVDFSDEEIVLHNAIAGNSLSEMDMQLMQWKAEEWLLRLQKANLLHGYVLPFCFDFELAQRWLSICEHSLSQGVLSPEQVLSSPLITNLNNEQHRLVEARMGCSMSR, encoded by the coding sequence ATGCCAAATTTATCTGTCCTATTACCAGTATATAATGCTCAAAAGACGGTATCAAGGTCTCTGAGGTCTCTGCTGAATCAGAATTATCCTGATTTTGAAATCTGCATAATAGATGATGGTTCAACTGATGGTACCCTTGAAGCTATTTCCCGGTTTTCCGATCCCAGAATAAAAGTTCATACCTTCGATGAAAATAGGGGGCTTGTGAAGGCCTTGAATGCTGGGATAGATATGATTGATGCAAAATATATCATGAGGTTGGATGCTGATGATGTCTGCCACGAAAACAGAGTAGGGAGACAGATTGAGTTCATGGAAATGAATAAAAATATCAGCGTTTCCGGGGCTTGGTGTTATATTATTGACCGTAATCAGCAGAAAAATATTCAAAAATTACCTACGCAGGACGGAGATATAAAAGCACGGATGCTTTTCAATAATCCGCTTGTGCATCCTTCAATGATTTTTAGACGTGATGTTTTTGAAAACCATCGATACAATGATGGATACAGGCATTGCGAGGACTATGGGCTTTGGGTCGATATGTCCATTGACAAAGAAATTTCTTTTGCAAATATCCCGGAACCACTTGTCTACAAATTTGAAAATAAAGGCGATAATATTTCTCATCGCCATTTTAAAGATCAGTTGCGGTCATGCTCAATCCTCAGGCAAAAATTATTGCAGTATATCGGGGTCGATTTTTCTGATGAAGAAATAGTCCTTCACAATGCTATAGCGGGCAATTCTCTTTCCGAGATGGATATGCAGTTGATGCAGTGGAAAGCGGAAGAATGGCTCTTGCGTTTACAGAAGGCCAACCTTTTGCATGGGTATGTCCTGCCTTTCTGTTTTGATTTTGAACTGGCCCAACGCTGGCTTTCAATTTGTGAGCATAGCCTGAGCCAAGGTGTGTTAAGTCCTGAACAGGTTCTATCCTCACCTTTGATAACTAATTTGAATAATGAACAGCATCGTCTAGTCGAGGCCCGAATGGGTTGTTCAATGTCCCGCTGA
- the cutA gene encoding divalent-cation tolerance protein CutA, producing MSVMLVYITTGDVEEAREIGGELIMRRLAACVNIFDKMESMYWWEGKLEHSAESVLIAKTTSELVENLIETVKSIHSYECPAILAVEAKQGNEQFFEWVKGYTK from the coding sequence ATGTCCGTAATGCTGGTTTACATCACTACAGGTGATGTTGAAGAGGCGCGTGAAATCGGCGGAGAACTGATCATGCGCCGTTTGGCCGCTTGTGTGAATATCTTTGATAAAATGGAATCCATGTACTGGTGGGAAGGAAAGCTGGAGCATTCCGCTGAGTCGGTGCTGATAGCCAAAACTACATCGGAACTGGTTGAGAATTTGATAGAAACAGTCAAAAGTATCCATAGTTACGAGTGCCCGGCTATTTTGGCCGTTGAAGCCAAGCAGGGTAACGAACAATTTTTTGAATGGGTGAAAGGCTATACCAAGTAG
- the nth gene encoding endonuclease III, whose translation MKIKKADPKILHRATEIYDRLIKRYPNPQPELDWNNAWELMVATALAAQCTDVRVNKITPELFRRWPGPAEMNKADVAEVEEVIRSTGLFRNKAKNLKGAAAVVMDEFHGEMPQTMKDMIKLPGVARKTANIVLSNAMGVHEGVAVDTHVKRLSFRMGLTESTNPNVIEKDLMPLFKRENWGDANHVLVLFGRDICSARSPKCDICELNDICPKNGIEKK comes from the coding sequence ATGAAAATAAAAAAAGCCGACCCTAAAATCCTGCACCGTGCGACAGAAATATATGACCGCTTAATCAAGCGGTACCCGAACCCACAGCCGGAGTTGGACTGGAACAATGCGTGGGAACTGATGGTTGCCACGGCTCTGGCTGCCCAGTGTACGGATGTAAGGGTAAATAAAATCACTCCCGAGCTTTTCCGCAGATGGCCCGGCCCGGCGGAAATGAATAAAGCCGATGTGGCGGAAGTGGAAGAAGTTATCCGCTCCACCGGTCTTTTCCGCAACAAAGCCAAAAACCTTAAAGGCGCTGCGGCAGTGGTCATGGATGAATTTCACGGTGAAATGCCCCAAACCATGAAAGATATGATCAAACTTCCCGGGGTGGCACGGAAGACGGCCAACATTGTCCTTTCAAATGCTATGGGTGTTCATGAAGGGGTTGCCGTGGATACCCACGTAAAACGTCTTTCATTCAGGATGGGCTTAACCGAAAGCACTAATCCCAACGTAATAGAAAAAGACCTGATGCCGCTTTTCAAACGTGAGAACTGGGGCGATGCCAACCACGTCCTTGTCCTGTTTGGCCGGGACATATGTTCCGCCAGAAGCCCGAAATGCGACATCTGCGAACTTAACGATATCTGTCCGAAAAACGGAATTGAGAAAAAATAA
- a CDS encoding YihY/virulence factor BrkB family protein gives MTGGKVGQRISDFFMSEIWDWGASHDKGPLKILHTLARIGYLVTIGFLKDQCIIRASALTFTTMLSIVPFIAVAFSLMKGMGFQDSSYIHDMLLKVAAGREEVVMKILEYVDNTNVQTLGWIGVATLLFTVLSTVGTVEKAFNIIWKVSRGRTFWRKFTDFFSVIFICPVALIVATSVSVSIKKELLLGQFGNIYGVTEMEAFLINLAPLVLIWISFTFIYSFMPNTRVRLSSAFSGAVVSGTVWHLAQWAYINWQIGVSKYNAIYGSFAQLPLFLVWLYASWVIVLLGSEISYAVQNVMVYRQQQFMPDAGVEDMQKFSLLALSLMALRFERSEAPYNLEELAGEIGVPVRFISPLLDKFVEGAILIKGADDENEVYTFAVSPRNLTMLQVMGILSGSGKGASTVVENAGMLFISKMIDDIRKVLRESGCDVTLADCGENMDKFLQKLPARPEENSA, from the coding sequence ATGACTGGTGGAAAAGTTGGGCAGCGTATTTCCGATTTTTTTATGAGCGAGATCTGGGATTGGGGTGCTTCCCATGACAAGGGGCCGTTAAAAATACTGCATACGTTAGCCCGGATAGGTTATCTGGTTACCATCGGGTTTCTTAAGGATCAATGCATCATCCGCGCTTCCGCGCTTACCTTTACGACCATGCTTTCGATTGTCCCCTTTATCGCGGTCGCGTTTTCTTTAATGAAGGGGATGGGATTTCAGGATTCCAGCTACATTCATGACATGCTGCTTAAAGTTGCCGCAGGAAGGGAAGAAGTGGTCATGAAAATTCTTGAGTACGTTGATAATACCAATGTACAGACTCTTGGCTGGATCGGGGTGGCAACCCTGCTTTTTACCGTTCTTTCCACTGTCGGGACTGTGGAGAAGGCTTTCAATATAATCTGGAAGGTCAGCAGAGGCCGTACTTTTTGGCGCAAGTTTACGGATTTTTTCTCGGTTATTTTTATATGTCCGGTTGCTCTGATCGTCGCTACAAGCGTAAGTGTCTCAATTAAAAAAGAGCTTCTACTGGGGCAGTTTGGGAATATTTACGGGGTCACGGAGATGGAGGCCTTCCTGATTAATCTGGCTCCGCTGGTGCTGATCTGGATTTCATTTACATTTATCTACTCATTCATGCCTAATACCCGTGTGCGGCTGAGCAGCGCGTTTTCCGGAGCTGTTGTGTCCGGTACAGTCTGGCATCTGGCCCAGTGGGCTTATATCAACTGGCAGATCGGGGTGTCCAAGTATAACGCAATCTATGGCAGCTTCGCGCAATTGCCTCTTTTTCTGGTCTGGCTCTATGCCAGCTGGGTTATAGTCCTGCTCGGTTCGGAAATAAGTTATGCGGTACAGAATGTGATGGTTTACCGACAGCAGCAGTTCATGCCTGATGCCGGAGTGGAGGATATGCAGAAATTCTCCCTGCTGGCCTTAAGTCTGATGGCCCTGCGTTTTGAGCGCTCTGAGGCGCCATACAATCTGGAAGAGTTGGCTGGTGAAATTGGAGTTCCCGTACGTTTTATCTCCCCTTTGCTGGATAAATTTGTTGAAGGAGCAATCTTGATCAAGGGGGCTGATGATGAAAACGAGGTCTATACTTTTGCGGTATCACCGAGGAATCTGACCATGCTGCAAGTCATGGGGATTCTTTCCGGTTCAGGCAAGGGGGCCAGCACTGTGGTGGAAAATGCGGGCATGCTTTTTATCTCTAAAATGATCGATGACATCCGAAAGGTCCTGCGCGAGAGCGGGTGCGATGTCACACTTGCCGATTGTGGTGAGAATATGGACAAGTTCCTGCAAAAACTTCCAGCCAGGCCGGAAGAAAATTCGGCGTAA
- a CDS encoding carbohydrate kinase family protein → MQILVSGSLAYDRIMSFPGSFSDHILPDKIHMLNVCFLVDGLDERFGGTAGNIAYALSMLDEKPVILGTAGKDFDGYEKWLDDNKITREGIKRVDDEFTAGAYITTDKADNQITGFNPGAMKYGCDYDFSAVNPADALAIVSPGNLDDMQNFPKVYREKGLPYIYDPGQNIPAFSGEQLLDMIGGCKILVSNDYELEMIMKSTGKTRDELMEICDSIIVTLGEQGCLVVEKDGETKVPAAKAEVVEDPTGAGDAFRAGLIKGLVMGKSLVEAAHIGAVSAVYCVEKLGTQEQSYTEEEFWARYESNFGKL, encoded by the coding sequence ATGCAGATATTGGTTTCCGGCTCGTTGGCCTATGATAGAATTATGAGTTTTCCCGGTAGTTTTTCAGATCATATCCTGCCCGATAAGATCCATATGCTCAATGTGTGTTTTCTGGTGGACGGTCTTGATGAACGCTTCGGCGGTACTGCTGGAAACATTGCATACGCACTTTCCATGCTTGATGAAAAACCCGTGATTCTCGGTACTGCGGGAAAGGATTTCGACGGCTACGAAAAATGGCTGGACGATAACAAAATTACCCGTGAAGGTATTAAGCGGGTGGATGATGAATTTACCGCCGGTGCCTATATCACTACTGATAAAGCTGATAACCAGATTACCGGTTTTAATCCCGGTGCGATGAAATACGGTTGCGATTACGATTTCTCCGCTGTGAATCCCGCTGACGCGCTGGCAATCGTCTCCCCCGGTAACCTCGATGATATGCAGAATTTTCCGAAGGTTTACCGTGAAAAGGGACTGCCCTACATTTATGATCCGGGCCAGAATATTCCTGCGTTCAGCGGTGAGCAGCTGCTTGATATGATCGGCGGTTGCAAAATACTCGTCTCGAATGACTACGAACTGGAAATGATCATGAAATCCACCGGCAAAACCAGAGATGAACTGATGGAAATCTGTGATTCCATTATAGTTACTTTGGGCGAGCAGGGCTGTCTCGTTGTTGAAAAAGACGGTGAAACCAAAGTCCCCGCAGCCAAGGCTGAAGTTGTGGAAGACCCCACCGGAGCAGGTGATGCTTTTCGCGCCGGTTTGATAAAAGGGCTGGTCATGGGCAAAAGTCTTGTTGAAGCGGCTCACATCGGTGCGGTCAGCGCTGTCTATTGTGTCGAAAAGCTCGGCACTCAGGAACAGTCTTATACAGAAGAAGAGTTCTGGGCCCGTTACGAGAGCAATTTCGGTAAGCTTTAA
- a CDS encoding nuclear transport factor 2 family protein: MRKILLSILMLLVVLSAAFPAFASGEEEVRSQIEDVLFNYKDAYNLRNFDAVRALYAKNAVIMSFPCKSEEQHLFSDFSESLPRCSSYWVESSFKLRLFKITSFDLDGDKCSVRLKWDYRSNDGRGKFNPTFEFLRKDGKWLIEKEDYGRKAE; this comes from the coding sequence GTGAGAAAAATTTTGCTCTCGATTTTGATGCTGCTGGTGGTCCTTTCCGCTGCCTTTCCGGCCTTTGCTTCCGGGGAAGAAGAGGTGCGGAGTCAGATTGAGGACGTTTTGTTTAATTACAAGGATGCGTACAATCTCCGTAATTTTGATGCCGTCAGGGCTCTTTATGCAAAGAATGCGGTGATAATGTCTTTTCCCTGTAAATCAGAGGAACAGCATCTGTTTTCGGATTTCAGTGAAAGTCTGCCCCGATGCTCTTCTTACTGGGTGGAAAGCTCCTTTAAGCTCCGTCTGTTTAAAATCACCTCTTTCGATCTTGATGGTGATAAATGCAGCGTACGGCTAAAATGGGATTATCGCAGTAACGACGGGCGTGGTAAATTTAATCCTACTTTTGAGTTCTTGCGTAAAGATGGCAAGTGGCTGATTGAAAAAGAAGACTATGGCCGCAAAGCTGAGTAG
- the tgt gene encoding tRNA guanosine(34) transglycosylase Tgt encodes MSEEKQKPGTFTVHATDGNARRGTLVTAHGDIQTPVYMPVGTQGAVKAVSPRDLREIGSQIILGNTYHLYLRPGDDLIARRGGLHKFSTWDKPILTDSGGFQVFSLESIRKISEQGVEFRSYIDGSKHFFSPEKVISIQNNIGSDIMMVLDECVGYGHDRDYTARSLEMTTRWARRCRDSYPVGSGDQLMFGIVQGGFHKDLREISLEQLSEIPFEGYAIGGLSVGEPIPDMYDILQHIGPKLPENKPRYLMGVGTPLDILEGIANGVDMFDCVLPTRNARNGTLFTSQGKVNIKRAQYREDDSPLDPNCDCYTCRTFSKAYLRHLYAAKELLSYQLNSIHNLRFFLKLTEEAREAIENGTFADLRKKYEAVYEPVVR; translated from the coding sequence ATGAGCGAAGAAAAACAAAAACCAGGAACCTTTACAGTACACGCAACCGACGGGAATGCCCGCCGCGGAACACTTGTTACCGCCCATGGCGATATCCAGACTCCAGTCTACATGCCGGTGGGAACGCAAGGTGCGGTCAAAGCCGTATCACCGCGTGACCTGCGTGAAATTGGCTCCCAGATAATCTTAGGTAATACCTACCACTTGTATCTGCGCCCCGGTGACGACCTTATTGCCCGCCGTGGAGGCCTGCACAAATTTTCCACATGGGATAAACCAATACTCACCGACAGTGGCGGATTTCAGGTTTTCAGCCTTGAATCCATCCGCAAAATATCAGAACAGGGAGTGGAATTCCGCTCCTACATTGACGGATCAAAACATTTCTTTTCCCCGGAAAAAGTAATTTCCATCCAAAACAACATCGGCTCCGATATCATGATGGTGCTTGATGAATGCGTAGGTTATGGGCATGACCGTGACTATACAGCCCGTTCACTGGAAATGACCACCCGCTGGGCCAGACGCTGCCGTGATTCCTATCCGGTCGGCTCCGGAGATCAACTCATGTTCGGCATAGTACAGGGTGGTTTTCACAAAGACCTGCGTGAAATATCACTTGAACAGCTCAGTGAGATTCCTTTTGAAGGATACGCCATCGGCGGCTTGAGTGTGGGAGAACCCATCCCGGACATGTATGATATACTTCAACACATAGGTCCCAAACTTCCCGAGAACAAACCGCGCTATCTCATGGGCGTGGGAACGCCTCTGGATATTCTCGAAGGCATTGCCAACGGCGTGGATATGTTCGACTGCGTGCTGCCCACAAGAAACGCCCGTAACGGCACCCTTTTTACCAGTCAGGGCAAGGTCAATATCAAACGGGCACAGTACCGGGAAGATGACTCCCCGCTGGACCCCAACTGCGACTGTTACACCTGCCGCACTTTCAGCAAAGCATACCTGCGCCATCTTTACGCTGCCAAGGAATTACTTTCCTACCAGCTGAATTCAATCCACAACCTGCGCTTTTTCCTCAAACTCACCGAGGAAGCACGGGAGGCCATTGAAAATGGTACGTTCGCTGATCTCAGAAAAAAATACGAAGCGGTTTATGAACCGGTTGTAAGATAA
- a CDS encoding KUP/HAK/KT family potassium transporter has translation MKKKTMAAKLSSKNKHAALALGALGVVFGDIGTSPLYAMKACFSGHHAVALTPVNVLGVLSLIIWSLLIVICLKYVTFVMAADNEGEGGIFALYELVSGGGQRSASFMLFAAMVGGALLYGDGVITPAISVLSAIEGLDVVTTAAHRFTPHIACVILFFLFAFQSSGTEKIGRLFGPVMLVWFGMIGAFGLFSAMGNLEVLQAFRPYYAISFFSHNGLAGCMVLGAVVLCVTGGEALFADMGHFGRRPITLAWYCVALPSLLLNYLGQGAMLIRNPHSILNPFFSLFPKIMTIPMVVLATFAAIIASQAIISGAFSLTAQAVHLGFVPRIRILQTSEDNPGQVYVRSVNWIMAAMCFLLVVVFKESQNMAGAYGIAITGTMVITTYLFWFYLRKVRNCPWILAVVVTFFFAVFDLGFFIVNFTKLSGGGWFPLLLAGLIAYGMFVWLWGRARLRELLQVRGLEVSDLESEIEKYMLAKVPGEAVFLSASELVPHAFLQHLRNNRVVHEKLVFLRVKTSSEPYLDSHRRISLRTIDKNIYWMTVNYGFMEKPNLSLTLVQTWNQLGLSSTDSYFYLGRMQLRFNSENRVHLLRRKLFILLSSVSEDPLDYLRLPADKVISIGITVTV, from the coding sequence TTGAAAAAGAAGACTATGGCCGCAAAGCTGAGTAGTAAAAACAAGCACGCAGCTCTCGCTCTGGGGGCTCTGGGTGTTGTTTTCGGTGATATAGGAACCAGTCCGCTCTATGCGATGAAAGCTTGTTTCAGCGGCCACCATGCCGTAGCGCTTACTCCCGTGAACGTTTTGGGGGTGCTCTCGCTCATAATATGGTCATTGCTGATCGTAATCTGCCTGAAGTACGTTACTTTTGTAATGGCTGCGGATAATGAAGGCGAGGGCGGAATTTTTGCCCTGTACGAACTGGTCAGTGGAGGTGGGCAACGGTCTGCATCGTTTATGCTTTTCGCGGCCATGGTCGGTGGGGCATTACTTTATGGTGACGGGGTAATTACCCCGGCGATATCCGTGCTTTCCGCTATTGAAGGGCTGGATGTTGTTACCACTGCCGCGCACCGGTTCACGCCTCATATCGCCTGCGTAATTCTGTTTTTTTTGTTTGCTTTTCAGAGTAGCGGAACCGAAAAAATAGGCCGGTTGTTCGGACCTGTTATGCTGGTATGGTTCGGCATGATTGGTGCCTTCGGGCTTTTCTCCGCTATGGGTAATCTGGAAGTGCTGCAGGCTTTCAGACCCTATTACGCCATCAGTTTTTTTTCGCATAACGGTTTGGCCGGATGCATGGTTCTTGGTGCGGTTGTCCTCTGTGTTACCGGTGGAGAGGCTCTTTTCGCTGATATGGGGCATTTCGGGCGCAGGCCGATCACCCTTGCATGGTATTGCGTGGCTTTGCCCAGCCTGCTGCTGAATTACCTCGGTCAGGGAGCCATGTTGATCAGGAATCCCCACTCGATCCTGAATCCTTTTTTCAGTCTTTTTCCGAAAATTATGACCATTCCGATGGTTGTATTGGCAACATTTGCGGCGATAATTGCCTCGCAGGCCATCATTTCAGGAGCATTTTCACTTACTGCGCAGGCTGTTCACCTCGGGTTTGTTCCCCGAATCCGCATTTTGCAGACCTCGGAAGATAATCCCGGCCAGGTTTATGTGCGTTCCGTGAACTGGATCATGGCCGCGATGTGCTTTCTGCTGGTGGTCGTATTTAAAGAATCGCAAAACATGGCAGGTGCTTACGGTATAGCGATTACCGGGACTATGGTCATCACTACATACCTGTTCTGGTTCTACCTGCGTAAGGTGCGAAACTGTCCGTGGATACTCGCTGTTGTAGTTACCTTTTTTTTCGCAGTTTTCGATCTTGGTTTTTTTATAGTAAACTTTACCAAGCTGAGCGGTGGCGGATGGTTTCCCCTTTTACTGGCGGGGCTGATTGCTTACGGGATGTTTGTCTGGCTATGGGGAAGGGCTAGGCTTCGCGAACTATTGCAGGTTCGCGGGCTTGAAGTCTCCGATCTGGAATCTGAAATTGAAAAATACATGCTGGCCAAAGTCCCGGGAGAGGCTGTTTTCCTTTCCGCTTCCGAGTTGGTGCCTCACGCTTTTCTGCAGCATTTACGAAACAATCGGGTAGTGCATGAAAAACTTGTCTTTTTGCGGGTGAAGACATCCAGCGAACCTTATCTCGATTCACACAGACGTATTTCCTTGAGAACTATTGATAAAAATATTTATTGGATGACAGTGAACTACGGATTCATGGAGAAGCCAAATCTTTCGCTGACCTTAGTGCAGACTTGGAATCAATTGGGTCTTAGCAGTACAGACAGTTATTTTTATCTTGGGCGAATGCAATTACGGTTCAACAGCGAAAATAGAGTGCATTTGCTTAGGAGAAAGCTTTTCATTCTATTGAGTTCTGTTTCGGAAGATCCTCTTGATTACCTGCGTCTTCCGGCTGATAAGGTTATCAGCATAGGTATAACTGTCACAGTATAA
- a CDS encoding YdcF family protein: protein MKIVRPVLTFIGALTVAGMLAAAVLFFFAPTLLQKEDPLQKADAIVVLGGHFYRPVYAADLYNQGYAPLILASKPIITPEIEAVRDLGISYPYQWEVIRDVLLKKGVPADKIEFFGKANISTLDEAKRLKTKLSPQIKSIILVTSPMHTRRAGTIFRELLPNTVKIIVVGTPYEKTPDQWWKNYRAAPFVLLEIAKTVYYELGGAMQDSELDKN, encoded by the coding sequence ATGAAGATAGTACGCCCTGTACTTACGTTTATTGGAGCACTGACCGTTGCCGGAATGCTGGCGGCGGCAGTGCTTTTTTTCTTCGCCCCGACCCTGCTGCAGAAAGAAGACCCACTGCAGAAAGCTGACGCCATTGTTGTTCTTGGCGGTCATTTTTACCGGCCTGTCTACGCTGCCGACCTTTATAATCAGGGCTATGCGCCTCTAATTCTGGCCAGCAAGCCGATAATAACCCCGGAGATTGAAGCTGTACGGGATCTGGGCATCTCTTACCCATACCAGTGGGAGGTAATCCGGGATGTGCTGCTGAAAAAAGGAGTTCCGGCGGATAAAATAGAATTCTTCGGAAAAGCAAACATCAGTACTCTTGATGAAGCCAAAAGACTAAAGACAAAACTCAGCCCGCAAATTAAATCTATTATATTGGTGACATCTCCGATGCATACCAGACGCGCGGGAACCATCTTCAGGGAGCTCCTCCCCAATACAGTAAAAATTATTGTGGTTGGAACACCTTACGAAAAAACACCTGATCAATGGTGGAAAAACTACCGTGCCGCCCCATTTGTTCTGCTGGAAATAGCAAAAACAGTTTATTACGAGCTAGGTGGAGCCATGCAGGATTCCGAGCTGGACAAAAATTAA
- a CDS encoding adenylyl-sulfate kinase — MSSLNGICVKKNWAVWITGLPGCGKSSVAVKLHEHLKNEGLKVFLLSMDERRKLYTPNPEYTCDERQRAYSLLVEDAVSIMESGRCVIIDGVANEKCWRDDARERIQFFAEVYLRCPVDMAMKREAGRQQGLVMAGLYEKALERQRTGKQFENLGDVVGVDVKFQEDPNAECIVDTDDKNTDEVCDAVINCLQKWRRMNGIC; from the coding sequence ATGTCCAGTTTGAACGGTATATGCGTTAAGAAGAATTGGGCTGTCTGGATTACAGGTCTGCCCGGATGCGGCAAAAGTTCTGTTGCCGTAAAGCTTCATGAACATCTTAAAAATGAAGGTTTAAAAGTTTTTTTGCTGAGTATGGATGAGCGGCGAAAACTCTACACTCCCAACCCTGAATATACCTGCGATGAACGGCAGCGGGCTTATAGCCTTTTGGTTGAAGATGCTGTTTCCATAATGGAATCCGGGCGTTGTGTGATCATAGACGGAGTGGCCAATGAGAAATGCTGGCGTGATGATGCCCGCGAAAGGATACAGTTTTTTGCTGAAGTTTATCTGCGTTGCCCAGTAGATATGGCGATGAAGCGCGAAGCAGGAAGGCAGCAGGGATTGGTCATGGCCGGGTTGTATGAGAAAGCCCTGGAACGCCAGCGCACCGGTAAACAATTTGAGAATCTAGGTGATGTTGTAGGTGTGGATGTGAAGTTTCAAGAGGATCCAAACGCTGAATGCATTGTGGATACGGATGATAAAAATACCGATGAAGTTTGTGATGCTGTTATTAATTGTCTGCAAAAGTGGCGCAGGATGAATGGCATTTGCTGA
- a CDS encoding Hpt domain-containing protein, translating into MDLDLDYVVLMENIEIINKDWLSSMASTKKEFLTKLFGVFLRDEPARVTKIREAFEAEHMDELKYLAHSLKGAAATMGADRVREACLRLEYSARDGDKELSKKNLLVLEEEMKLVYDFMSDFIH; encoded by the coding sequence ATGGATTTAGATTTGGATTATGTTGTGCTGATGGAAAATATCGAAATAATAAATAAGGACTGGCTGTCTTCCATGGCCTCCACGAAAAAAGAATTCCTGACCAAACTTTTCGGGGTTTTTCTTCGTGATGAACCCGCGCGGGTTACCAAAATAAGGGAAGCTTTTGAAGCAGAACATATGGATGAGCTTAAATATCTAGCCCATTCACTGAAAGGAGCTGCGGCAACAATGGGAGCGGACAGGGTTCGTGAAGCCTGCCTCAGACTTGAGTACAGCGCACGTGACGGAGACAAAGAACTTTCGAAGAAGAACCTGCTTGTTCTTGAAGAAGAAATGAAGCTTGTTTACGATTTTATGAGCGATTTTATCCATTAG